The Lysobacter oculi genomic sequence TGCGCATGGTGCCGCAGGGCTACGAATGGACGGTGGAGGCCTTCGGCAAGTACACGCACACGCTGTCGCCCGGCCTGCATTTCCTGATTCCGGTCTACCAGGGCATCGGCCGCAAGATCAACATGATGGAACAGGTGCTGGAAGTGCCCAGCCAGGACGTCATCACCAAGGACAACGCGGTGGTGAAGGTCGACGGCATCGTGTTCTTCCAGGTGCTGGATGCCGCCAAGGCCGCGTACGAAGTCGCGCAGCTGGAGATCGCCGTCCTCAACCTGGTGATGACCAACATCCGTACCGCGATCGGTTCGATGGACCTGGACGAGTCGCTGTCCAAGCGCGACGAGATCAACTCCAAGGTGCTGGTGGCGGTGGACCAGGCGACGCATCCCTGGGGCATCAAGGTCAACCGCATCGAATTGAAGGACATCGCGCCGCCGCGTGACCTGGTGGATTCGATGGCGCGGCAGATGAAGGCCGAGCGCGAGAAGCGCGCCAACATCCTCGAAGCCGAGGGCTTCCGCCAGGCCGCCATCCTCAAGGCCGAGGGCGAGAAGCAGTCGAACATCCTGGCGGCCGAGGGCGAGCGCGAAGCCGCCTTCCGCGAGGCCGAGGCCCGCGAGCGACTGGCCGAGGCCGAGGCCAACGCCACCCGCGTGGTGTCGGACGCGATCGCCGGCGGCAACGTGCAGGCGATCAACTACTTCGTCGCGCAGAAGTACATCGAGGCGTTCAAGGCGCTGGCCGAGGCACCGAACCAGAAGTTCGTGATGATGCCGATGGAGTCCGCCGGCGTGATCGGTTCGTTGGCCGGCATCGGCGAACTGGCGAAGGAAGCGCTGGAACGCAACGGCAGCAACCCGCCGCGCCCGCCGCAGCCGCCGCGCGCGCAGTTCCCGACCGGAGGCTGAGGACATGCGCTGGGATGTCTTCACCTGGGCCGCGCTGGCGTTCGTGCTGATCGCCGCGGAGACGCTGGTGCCGGGCGCGTTCCTGCTCTGGCTCGGGCTGGCCGCGGCGGTGGTGTTCCTGATCGTGCTGCTGGTCCCGGGCACGAGCGTGCTGGTGCAGGTGGCGCTGTTCGTGGTGCTGAGCTTTGTCTCGGTGGCGATCTACCGCAAATGGTTCCGTGGCCGTGGCCGCCAGAGCGACCAGCCGGCGCTCAACCGCCGCACCGAGCAGTTGGTCGGCCAGACCGCGCTGCTGGTCAGCCCGATCATCGACGGCAGCGGCCGGGTGCAGATCGCCGATGCGTTCTGGACCGTCGAAGGTCCGGACCTGCCGGCCGGCACCCGCGTGCGTGTGGTCGCCACGCGCGGCATGACGTTGCAGGTGGTGGTGGCGTAATTGCCTGATCGCGGCCGTGGTTTCCGGACCACGGCCGTCGGCTTGAGGACGGGTGCGATAATCGCGGTTTCCCCACCGCGCGAGCCCGCCATGACGCAGAAGACCATCCTCAACGACACCCACCGCGCGATGGGCGCGAAGATGGTTGACTTCGGCGGCTGGGACATGCCGATCCACTACGGCTCCCAGCTTGACGAGCACCACTTGGTCCGCCGCGACGCCGGCATGTTCGACGTTTCCCACATGACCGTGGTCGACCTGCGCGGCGAGCGCGTCCGCGAATTCCTGCGCAA encodes the following:
- a CDS encoding SPFH domain-containing protein, whose translation is MFSGSMLALVLLVAGVIVLFKAVRMVPQGYEWTVEAFGKYTHTLSPGLHFLIPVYQGIGRKINMMEQVLEVPSQDVITKDNAVVKVDGIVFFQVLDAAKAAYEVAQLEIAVLNLVMTNIRTAIGSMDLDESLSKRDEINSKVLVAVDQATHPWGIKVNRIELKDIAPPRDLVDSMARQMKAEREKRANILEAEGFRQAAILKAEGEKQSNILAAEGEREAAFREAEARERLAEAEANATRVVSDAIAGGNVQAINYFVAQKYIEAFKALAEAPNQKFVMMPMESAGVIGSLAGIGELAKEALERNGSNPPRPPQPPRAQFPTGG
- a CDS encoding NfeD family protein encodes the protein MRWDVFTWAALAFVLIAAETLVPGAFLLWLGLAAAVVFLIVLLVPGTSVLVQVALFVVLSFVSVAIYRKWFRGRGRQSDQPALNRRTEQLVGQTALLVSPIIDGSGRVQIADAFWTVEGPDLPAGTRVRVVATRGMTLQVVVA